One genomic region from Jeotgalibacillus haloalkalitolerans encodes:
- a CDS encoding molybdenum cofactor biosynthesis protein MoaE, protein MFEVTSEPLSIEAVSQKVIRPEAGAVVTFTGTVREFTKGKRTLYLTYEAYASMAEKQLKRIGDEITTRWPDAVTAISHRTGKLEISDIAVVIAVSTPHRKDAYEANEYAIERIKQIVPIWKKEKWEDGEEWIGDQLESNAGVPEKEEIR, encoded by the coding sequence ATGTTTGAAGTCACATCTGAGCCGCTATCAATTGAAGCGGTCTCACAGAAAGTGATCCGCCCTGAAGCAGGGGCAGTTGTCACATTTACAGGAACAGTAAGAGAATTCACAAAAGGGAAGCGCACGCTTTATTTAACATATGAAGCTTATGCCTCGATGGCAGAAAAGCAGCTTAAGAGAATTGGAGATGAAATCACCACACGCTGGCCTGACGCTGTAACAGCAATCTCTCACAGAACCGGAAAGCTTGAAATCTCTGATATTGCTGTTGTGATTGCAGTATCGACCCCTCACAGAAAAGACGCCTATGAGGCAAATGAATATGCGATTGAACGGATCAAACAGATTGTGCCAATCTGGAAGAAAGAGAAGTGGGAAGACGGTGAAGAGTGGATCGGTGATCAGCTTGAATCAAATGCCGGTGTCCCTGAAAAGGAGGAAATCAGATGA
- the mobB gene encoding molybdopterin-guanine dinucleotide biosynthesis protein B, which yields MPILQVVGYQNSGKTTVMNRLVRTAAENGLKAGTIKHHGHGGVPDYTNTAKDSSRHFQAGAAISTVEGSGAIVIESVSGLTDLENLLTFYRTLPLHVILVEGYKREPFSKIVVIRNEEELALLDQCLNIKAVISAVQIDRPDLTVFEYQDVTSYTDWFGNWLKEAGSHV from the coding sequence ATGCCTATTTTGCAGGTGGTTGGCTATCAGAACAGCGGGAAGACGACGGTGATGAATCGCCTGGTGAGAACGGCTGCAGAGAATGGTTTAAAAGCGGGAACAATCAAGCATCATGGTCATGGAGGCGTACCTGATTACACGAATACTGCAAAGGACAGCAGCCGTCACTTCCAGGCAGGTGCTGCGATCAGTACAGTCGAGGGTTCTGGGGCTATTGTGATTGAGTCTGTGAGCGGATTGACAGATTTAGAGAATCTGCTCACTTTTTACAGGACCCTCCCCCTTCATGTTATCCTTGTAGAAGGATATAAAAGGGAGCCATTCAGCAAGATTGTGGTCATTCGGAATGAAGAAGAGCTGGCACTGCTTGATCAGTGCTTAAATATAAAAGCCGTCATTTCTGCGGTGCAAATTGACCGTCCGGATCTGACAGTATTTGAATATCAGGATGTAACATCATATACAGACTGGTTTGGAAACTGGTTAAAGGAGGCTGGCAGCCATGTTTGA
- a CDS encoding molybdopterin molybdotransferase MoeA translates to MVEQRKPIPVAEAVQRVIEKQVFSKTEKVHIEKALGRRLAEDLIATHPVPPFDRSPYDGFAVRSADTENASRENPLDFKVTETIGAGSVQSVPVSEFEAARIMTGAMMPSECDAVVMLELTSEPEPGVMRIKRSFQKGDNISFQGEDAKEGTVLVEKGAIVNPGTIALLATFGYEYITAASKPVVGVLATGSELLEVNEPLEPGKIRNSNALMAAAQIERAGAEVKMLGKLSDDLEACYESVKQAMKEVDILITTGGVSVGDFDFLPEVYKRLEAEVLFNKVAMRPGSVTTVAHKDGQFLFGLSGNPSACYVGFELFTRPLIQQMLGNPKPHLPVEKAVLGADFTKPNPFTRFVRGTLTINNGRLEASPSGFNKSSAVSSLAATNCLIVLPGGTRGFTAGDQVKIALLETAESSEMPW, encoded by the coding sequence ATGGTAGAACAACGTAAACCGATCCCCGTAGCTGAGGCGGTTCAGCGCGTTATCGAAAAACAAGTTTTTTCTAAAACTGAAAAAGTACATATTGAGAAAGCGCTCGGAAGAAGGCTGGCAGAGGATTTAATCGCTACGCATCCGGTACCGCCATTTGACCGTTCACCTTATGACGGATTTGCAGTCCGCTCAGCAGACACTGAAAATGCTTCAAGAGAGAACCCGCTTGATTTTAAAGTGACAGAAACGATTGGTGCAGGATCTGTACAAAGTGTCCCAGTCAGTGAATTTGAAGCAGCACGGATTATGACAGGTGCGATGATGCCATCTGAATGTGATGCAGTCGTCATGCTTGAGTTAACTTCAGAGCCTGAGCCCGGTGTCATGAGAATCAAGCGATCATTTCAAAAGGGCGATAATATCTCATTTCAGGGTGAGGATGCAAAAGAGGGGACAGTGCTGGTTGAAAAAGGAGCCATCGTCAACCCGGGCACGATTGCGCTGCTTGCGACCTTTGGATATGAATACATAACTGCAGCTTCAAAACCGGTTGTCGGGGTGCTTGCGACCGGATCAGAATTACTCGAAGTCAATGAGCCGCTTGAGCCGGGGAAAATCAGAAACAGTAATGCGTTGATGGCTGCTGCCCAGATTGAAAGAGCAGGGGCAGAGGTGAAGATGCTCGGTAAGCTTTCTGATGATCTTGAAGCATGCTATGAATCTGTCAAACAGGCAATGAAGGAAGTGGATATCCTCATTACAACGGGCGGTGTGTCGGTTGGAGACTTTGATTTCCTGCCTGAAGTATATAAGCGCCTTGAAGCAGAGGTGTTATTTAATAAAGTGGCGATGCGTCCGGGGAGTGTCACGACGGTTGCACATAAAGACGGACAGTTTTTATTTGGACTTTCAGGCAACCCTTCTGCCTGCTATGTCGGGTTTGAATTATTTACAAGACCATTGATCCAGCAAATGCTAGGGAACCCAAAACCACATCTCCCTGTAGAAAAAGCAGTACTTGGAGCAGACTTTACAAAGCCGAATCCATTTACACGTTTTGTCAGAGGGACACTCACCATCAACAATGGCAGACTTGAGGCCAGTCCATCAGGGTTTAACAAATCGAGTGCAGTCAGTTCGCTCGCTGCAACGAATTGCCTGATCGTCTTACCTGGTGGAACAAGAGGTTTTACAGCCGGAGATCAGGTGAAAATAGCACTTCTTGAAACAGCCGAAAGCAGTGAAATGCCTTGGTAA